In Entelurus aequoreus isolate RoL-2023_Sb linkage group LG02, RoL_Eaeq_v1.1, whole genome shotgun sequence, one genomic interval encodes:
- the thrsp gene encoding mid1-interacting protein 1-B-like, with translation MQEARLRRDSLLLALNSYNSAAARMEQTVLLPTLLRDVPAEQPWAEEAAAAAGDEEPGGDLYGDYLMLKAVKSVVESGPVPPDDCKASKDEALPEPDADPESILRFHLRGLLSVMGQLTQRSQRLTQKYLDIINISL, from the coding sequence ATGCAGGAGGCCCGCCTGAGACGCGacagcctgctgctggccctgaaCAGCTACAACTCCGCCGCCGCGCGCATGGAGCAGACGGTGCTGCTGCCCACCCTGCTGAGGGACGTGCCCGCCGAGCAGCCCTGGGCGGaggaggcggcggcggcggcgggggaCGAGGAGCCCGGCGGGGATCTGTACGGCGACTACCTGATGCTGAAAGCGGTGAAGAGCGTGGTGGAGAGCGGGCCGGTGCCCCCCGACGACTGCAAGGCGTCCAAGGACGAGGCGCTGCCGGAGCCCGACGCTGACCCGGAGAGCATCCTCCGCTTCCACCTGAGGGGCCTCTTGTCCGTCATGGGCCAGCTCACGCAGCGCAGTCAGAGGCTGACGCAGAAATATCTGGACATCATCAACATCTCTCTTTAA
- the si:zfos-1056e6.1 gene encoding uncharacterized protein si:zfos-1056e6.1 yields the protein MSAESVWCRPVIKKMSNVACEPTTRVSKTWLALKRLDKNDDRVVALREVSIPLAADASAVMQMLAASFGLCSSDVVFKIRNQRGSLIPLNCSIPANSKHTPYLLEVAKIFQHVRPTPKSLPMTVINKSMKTRLHTIDKRIQRLEELLPQIKLRRNEKLSQEIECLNQKLMFLHKRMQVADSHTWKGTLTRAPLW from the exons ATGTCTGCCGAGTCAGTGTGGTGTCGTCCGGTCATTAAAAAGATGTCTAATGTCGCCTGTGAGCCAACAACGCGTGTCTCCAAGACTTGGCTCGCCCTCAAACGACTTGACAAGAACG ATGACAGAGTGGTGGCTCTTCGTGAGGTGTCCATCCCTCTAGCAGCCGACGCGTCGGCCGTCATGCAG ATGCTCGCCGCCTCCTTTGGCCTGTGCTCCTCGGACGTGGTGTTCAAG atcAGAAACCAGCGCGGGAGTTTGATCCCTCTGAACTGCTCCATCCCTGCAAACAGCAAGCACAC GCCTTATTTGCTTGAAGTAGCCAAGATCTTCCAGCATG TGCGTCCGACCCCTAAAAGCCTCCCCATGACCGTGATCAACAAAAGCATGAAGACGAGGCTGCACACCATTGACAAGCGG ATTCAGAGACTGGAAGAGCTTCTGCCCCAGATAAAACTCAGACGCAATGAGAAACTCAGCCAG GAGATTGAATGTCTGAACCAGAAGCTGATGTTTCTTCATAAGAGAATGCAG GTGGCGGACTCGCACACGTGGAAAGGAACGCTAACCCGAGCGCCGCTGTGGTAA